A stretch of DNA from Orcinus orca chromosome 3, mOrcOrc1.1, whole genome shotgun sequence:
TTGTATCTTGAACTATTTTAAATGGGAAATTTCCTTTTAGTTGGCATAAGTTTTCCCCATTAAATCCAGAACCTAGATCATGTGTTTTGATCAAGGCAACCACAGCCCCCAGCTCAGCATCTTCTTGTATATATTTAGATTCAGAATCCAGGGTTATCTCGGGAGCATTGTCATTTTCATCCAAAATACCTATTTGTAGTTTGCAATGCGCAGTTTGACGTCCACCATCCTTTGCTTCCACCCCAGTTGTGTAGCTCCCTCTCTCTTCAAAGTCCAGTCCTCCACCAGTGGTGAGTTCCACTGTTTCACTGTCCAGCTTGAACAGTTGTCTCACTGCCTTACCAATATTGATAAAAGCGTAGGTGATCTCAGCATTGATGCCCTCATCCAAGTCAGTGGCCATCACTCTTAGCACAGAGGAACCCAGGGGTAGGTTCTCTTGAACACTGACCCTGTACATGTCCTGGGTGAACACTGGGGGGTTATCATTTGCATCTGCCACAACTACCCTGATCTGCGTAGTGCAGCTTCTGGCTGGCTCACCCCCATCCACAGCCATGAGGACCAGGTGGTGGCAGGACTGCTCTTCTCTGTCCAGGGGAGCCTGCACTACCAGTTCTGGGTACCTACTACCGTCTGGGTTCTCCTTCCAGATCAAAGAGAAATGAGGGTCAGGGTTGAGGTAGTATTGCTGCAGGGAATTGACACCTACATCTGAATCTTGTGCAGATTCCAGGGCAAAGGTGGCTCCAGTTAGGGCCAGTTCACTGATTTCCGGCTCAGTGACATTTCGGCTAAAGGTCGGTGGGTTGTCGTTGACTTGAATCTCCACGGTTATATGAAAAAGTTTAAAGGCTTTTCAGCGACCATTTCGAATTCCAGAACACACATCGACTTCCTGCCACAAATCTGCTCTCGGTCTATACGATCGCTCACAAGTAAGTCTACGTTCTCGGTGCTCACTGTGAAGAATTTCTTCTCTGCACTAATCCGCAGGTTCCGTGTACACAAATCTCGCACGCCAAGCCCCAGATCCTTGGCGAGGTTCCCCACCAGCGAGCCCCTGGCCAGCTCCTCTGGAATAGCGTAGCGGACTTGCTCCGAAAGCGCCAGGCGGAACAAAGACAgcaggaagagaaacaaaattcgCCTCCGCCCAGCCTGGCGCTTCGACCCCAAGCGGTTTCCCATCCCACTCGCTGCGCCTTTGCCTTTCTGATCCCGAAGAGCTGCGATCGCTAAATGATCCCAAGAATTTCtgagcaggagctactccttgGACACGtcttggcaagcagattctcggATAGATATTTCTGCCGCAGAAAACCTCAGAGAGTGCACAGTTCGCGGGATTCCGCGGTCCGCAGGCGATTCCTTTGCTTCAGGAGGAGCTGGATACTTTGTTCAGTACTAGCCAACAGCTGCACCCCGCGCCTCGGCTGCAGAACTGCACTAGTGATTACTAAATCAGTTCCAAATATAGAGCCAGCTAGAAGACAAGTCTACTGTGTCCTCATACAGATACTCATTCGTCCCATGTTATaaggattttaacatttttaaaatgtactgtatCTTCGTTCTCGCTGTCATTTCTTTGAACTTGAACTTTATCCATCCAAATCAGGTGATTTTTATTCCTCAAAGCCAGAGGTATCTTGCTGAAGATGTTTATTGGCGTCGTCGtgcttttagtttccattttcatACAGTGGCCATAATAACATCTTCCCTGCGTACCTCAGTAAAATTGAAGACCAAATAAAGTAATATGtagaaagtgatacaaatgaCAGTGTTGGTTGTGACAGAAAGTGTAATATGAAAATTCTTGAAATATCAGCTTGATATGTATTGTTATTTcactctatttccttttcttccaacttttaaaagttataaatctcacagcttttagttttatcctATGCATTGCTTTCTTCTGTCTTTTAATCTTCTTCCCCAAATAACTGATAGACAGCAAGGAGATTGGTTGTCCTTATGAAATAGAAGTATGGTAAAGAAGCAAGAAACTCTCTTTTCCTTGAATCGtagtcatttaattaaaaatagacacttttccgtgtctttttaattaaatgactATGATTTAAAACTATTCCACTAATTTTATTTGTCCACACTACATTACCATTGTCTTTAATTGTACTGTTTCTTCTCAAGTAGCTTAGCAATGGTGAGTTACTTGGATTTTGGGGGTGAAGCATGAGTCCTTATAATGATATATTCCAAAGAAAGTAATCTATGTTGTCCACTTTTCCTTGGTCTCTGGGTTACTATCTGATCATCTCCACTCTTTGTTATTGACACTCTTCCTTTAGCAATAAGCACTTCAGTTTCCATGTTTCTGATAGGTTTCTTAGAGTATTTATTCCATTTCCAAACTAGAAATCTTCATTcagaaattgttttgttttgttttgttttgtttttttgttttttttggtttttttttggtttttttttttttgcggtacgcgggcctctcaccgttgtggcctttcccgttgcggagcacaggctcggacgtgcaggctcagcggccgtggctcacgggcccagccgctccgcggcacgtgggatcctcccgaaccggggcacgaacccgtgtcccctgcatcggcaggcggactctcaaccactgcgccacagggaagcccagaaattttttttttaactacataaTATATGGTCAGTCTAAAACTTGGAAGATGTATAACAATGTAGAACTCATTTTATAGTGGAAAAGCACATTTATCCAGGATTCTAGACAGAAACTCATTGGCATCTCTatacaaacataaaaaaacactactgggcttccctggtggcgcagtgcttgagagtccgcctgctgatgcaggggacacgggttcgtgccccggtccgggaggatcccacgtgccgcggagcggctgggcccgtgagccacggccgctgagcctgcgcgtccggagcctgtgctctgcaacgggaggggccacaacggtgagaggcccgcgtaccgcaaaaaaaaaagcaaaaaaaaaccaacaaaaaaaccccactactGACTCAAGACTGCTCCAAAATATGACTGAgcaagtgccttttttttttttaaacactgtgtgAGCACTTCAATTAGTGCAGGAAAGTTATCTTTTCAGAACACACATGAAGCTAAAGATTCAAGTATTTCAGAGTATACTATGTATAGTATATACACTCACGGTGTGTAGATCACGCATTTTATTATGTAAAGTCTATTGAAGTTTATAGAGATATAAaaggtattttctcccattgcatGAAAAAGTTAACCCAGGACACATACCCAAATCTATACagtaatcttttctttaaaaaataatggaaaagtgaGTTTTCATGTAGGAGTGAATTATATCAGTATTCAGTATTGATCATACAGATTCTCTTGTTACTCTTTGGATGACTTCACTATTCAGTGAGTCTGTACATTGTACCCTGAGATCAGAATTgcccatatataaatataattagatCCCCTTcaaataaatgttgaaaaaataaaaatcaagtggTCCTAGGTTCCCAAATGTACGGTAACCCTTTCATGTGGTTGAGTAATGTAACCTACTATtccattaataatattttattgccaTTTTCCCCATTTATTCATACTTTGCAGCTGATGTTCAAGTTGTTGAAagtacaaaattttaaagattgaaaaatcttttaaaaataaggatcTGAAAATCATCTTCAGCAAATCATATGCAAAAATGAATAGCGTACATAGTTCTTCCATTACACAAGACATATTCATGAAATTTGAGACACACAGACCAGCATTTCATAAGAAAAATCTCATAGTTTAAGATGAGCACATCCCTgagaaatagttttttaaatttccaaaccaTTTTAAAGTCGTGTCAGTGAAAATTTAATTAACTATCaagttaagaggaaaaaaagggaattttattcGAGCTGAACTGAGGATGATAACCCAGGAAGcagcctctcagaaagctctgagaactgctcTGCCTGTTAGAAGTTGAAGGCAcagtcaaatacatttttgagacaaagtATCGTTTATCAAAATGATATACTGATATTCTGTGTAAAGTTCACCAAGGATACATAGTCCAGGTAATTACGTACAAAGTGAGCAGAAAGTCACCGTGACCCTCTACAGAGCTGGGAAAGAACACTATTCTTTTAAGAAGTTACAGCGCTAGcatcaggagaaagaaaaaatattgaaagaaaaaatacagtcaAGCAGGCATTCTCATTTCTGAGGAGCTCTGGTTAATGTGTAATATAGATGTACACTGCACattagggagggaggaggcccaaacaaacacagagaattttatccttaatttttcttgtcctgccttacTTTATTTCATCAGTTGAATtgattttccaaatacaaatcTTAAACTCTTCTAATAAAGCAGAATTGTAGCTGCACTTGCAGAAATGCAAACATTCAGGTCAATATTGATTCTGAAAAGTGGAGGGGTTATGTGTAACCAGAAGATGCCAGGTGtatggtatatatgtatttaatgaaCTGGTATCTAATTATTTGGCGATTTTAAACTGCATCACAGAATTTATTCTAAAGCATAATTCAAAGgatcctttgatttcttctctaaACAATTACACATGTCCAATTATTACATGGGTTAACCCAAACTTTCCAGATTTCAGAATGCCACAGACATTATCATCACTATAAATTTAATCTGTCTTTCTGATACTGATCACGCAGAAGTTTTCTATATTCTTCCACTGATTTATGCAAATTATTAGTACCCTTACAAAAACAGCAGGTACTAAAATACCAATACTGCACAATACTTTCTCCAAAACATATGTGCTATTGGTGTTTAGGCAAATATTCAAAAGAGAACATTACATCTAACAATTTGGATGTTCTAATCAAACAACTCTTCTATTAACAAACAGTTCTGGTATAAGAAAGCCTTTGGATAAAGTGATTATGTATAaccactttcttttaaaatacttggagcttccttaaaaaactacaaatagaactaccatatgacccagcaatcccactactgggcatataccccgagaaaaccgtaattcaaaaagagttatgtaccaaaatgttcattgcagctctatttacaatagcccggagatggaaacaacctaagtgtccatcatcggatgaatggataaagaagacgtggcacatatatacaatagaatattactcagccataaaaagaaacgaaattgacctatttgtaatgaggtggatggacctagagtctgtcatacagagtgaagtaagtgagaaagagaaagacaaataccgtatgctaacacatgtatatggaatctaagaaaaaaaaatgtcacgaagaacctagaggtaagacaggaataaagacacagacctactagagaatggacttgaggatatggggagggggaagggtaagctgtgacaaagagagagagaggcatggacatatatacactaccaaacgtaaggtagatagctagtgggaagcagccgcatagcacagggagatcagctaggtgctttgtgaccgcctgaggggtgggatagggagggtgggagggagggagacgcaagagggaagagatatgggaacatatgtatatgtataactgattcactttgttataaagcataaactaacacaccattgtaaagcaattatactccaataaagatgtaaaaaaaatacttgtttcACTTAAGCCTATGGATATCAGCTATAGTTTCTAAAATATCCACATATTatagaaaaaagacattaaaacaaaatataatttgaaaacaaaCGGAGAAAGCATCAATTATCAAATCAAGTTAATCTGTAAATAGAGCAAAGAATGATTCACTATTTACGTACTTAACCGATTTTGAATGGGGCAGAAAAATGatggaaacaaatgaagaaaatgctCCAAACATagttacagaaaaaagaaaactcacctGAACAACTCCTAGCTCTGTTTCCTTTGCGTTTATCTTCTCAGATATCAGGAGAGGCTCGCTTTTCTCACAGCTCTCCTGGCTGATGAGTGTGTCCGCGTAGTTGGGCTGCGGGAAGATCACGTGACTCCCCCGCGAGTCCGCGGTGAGCCAGGCCTCGTGCGAATACGTCTGCAGGAAAGCCCGCACCCCGTCCACGCCCACAAAGTGAGAGGCGGGCGCGCCGGCCAACCCACTGACGGAAGCCTGCAGCACGCGCGACCTGTGCCAGCGCCGCAGTCTGAGCGCCAGCAGCGCGATGACAAATGCGAGGAAGACGCAGGAGACCGCGGCCACCGCCACCACTAGGTACAGCGTAAGGCTCGAGTCCTCAGGGTCGGCGGAGGGTTTGAGGTTGCCCAAGTCCGCCAGCACATCTGGGATGCTATCAGCCACAGCCACCGTGAGCGTGACGGTGGCCGAGAGAGGGGGCTGGCCGTGGTCCTGGACAGCCACCACCAGGCTCTGCTTGAGCGCGTCTCTGTCCAGCAGGGCCCGCGCTGTGCGCAACTCGCCCGTGTGCAGCCCCAACGCGAAGAGTCCTGGATCGCTGGCCTTGAGCAGGCGGTAGGACAGCCAGGCGTTCTGGCCTGAGTCTCTGTCCACAGCCACCACCTTGGTCACCAGGTAGCCGGGCTCTGCAGAGCGGGGTGCCAGCTCCACACCGGTGGAACCGTCTGTGGGGAGGGCGGGGTACAGAATCTCAGGTGTGTTGTCGTTCTGGTCCAGGATGAACAGGCTCAGAGACACGTTGCTGCTGAGTGGAGGGTCCCCACTGTCACTGGCTGTCACCCACAGCTGCAGTTCTCTAACCTGCTCATAGTCGAAAGAGCACAGTGCATACAGGATTCCAGTGTCAGAGTTAATGGAGACGCAGGATGATAGAGGCGTTCCCTGAAATTTGTTCTCAGCCAGAGAGTAAGTGACCTGGGCGTTGTTGCCGCTGTCGGGGTCATGGGCGTTCACAGAGAAGATCGAGATGCCTCTGGGGTTGTTTTCTGGGATGTAGGTGTAGTATAAGGTGTGAGGGAAAACGGGAGGGTTGTCATTGATGTCTGTCACTTTCAGGGAGATGTGGTTTTCTGTAGACAGTGGTGGATTTCCACAGTCAGTGACAGTTACTGTGATGTTGTAATCTGAGATCTCTTCTCTGTCCAGGGCTCCTGTTGTCAGTAAGTGATAGTAATTATCAACTGACTTTTCCAATTTAAAAGGCAAGTTCCTGGGAATAGAACATGAAATCTCACCATTCTCTCCAGAATCACCGTCATGTACGCTAAACAGAGCAATTATCGTTCCCGGAAGACAGTCTTCAGAGATGGAACTGGCGAGAGAGGTGAGGATCACTTCAGGCACATTGTCATTCACGTCCTGAACTGTGATTAGTACCTTAGCGCTGGCAAGAAGAGCACCTCCATCCTGAGCTACCACTTCCATGTGATAGAATCTGGATTCTTCGTAATCCAGTGATTGCAGAGTTGAGATTTCACCCAAGTTGGAATCAAGTTGGAAAGTCTCTGAAATTTTGTCTTCTTCATTGCGAAAAGAGTAGGTCAATTTCCCATTTATTCCCTCATCTGGATCCGTGGCGGTTAGTGTGAGCAGCCGAGTGCCGAGAGCTATGTTCTCTGGAACACTCACTCTGTACTCGGATTGAGTGAACAGGGGCGCGTTATCGTTTGCATCGAGGACCATCACGCGGATGTAAGTGGTACCAGAGTGTACGGGGTCTCCGCCATCTAAAGCTGTGAGTAGGAGGTCGTGAACAGCTACTTTCTCGCGGTCCAACGGCTGTTCCAGTACCAGCTCTGGATATTTCTGTCCATCTGTGTCGCTTTTCGCGGCCAAAGAGAAGTGCATATTGGAGCTGAGCTGGTAACTCTGGAGGGAGTTCACACCCACATCGGCATCTCGAGCAAAGGGAAGTACTAACCGCGTTCCCACAGCCGCATTTTCATTAACTTTTACTTTTACTTCCTCATCCCGGAAACGCGGGAAGTTGTCATTAATATCGATTATTTCTACTTCTACcccatacattttcattttactctCAACCAAGATGTTAAAACTCAGCAGACACAGCGCGCTCTGAGCGCAGAGCTCCTCCCGGTCTATCCTGCCCGCGGTGACCAAGCTGCCGCTTCGCGGGTTCAGAGCAAAGAGCTGCGTCCTACCTCTGGAGATGATGCGGACGCCCCGCTCCGCCAGCTCCCGGGGCTCCAGCCCCAGGTCCTTGGCGATGTTGCCCACGAAGGAGCCTTTATCCAGTTCCTCTGGCACCGAGTAGCGGATCTGCCCGGCCCCGGCTCCCCACAGCGTCCCCAGCAGCATGGAGAGCAGGAACAGCTCTCTGCAGCCCCAACCCCTCAGTGGATCCGCCATTGCCTCTCTCTGACCAGTTTTCTCTTAGTCCTGGTTCCAATCTGCTGTTTCCTTACTTCTCTAAAGCCAAGGGGAACACATTCCCTTGCGGAAATGGGAGAGGGGCGCGGGTGGGCGGCTTTTCCCAGAAGCTTGTCTGGTCTGCGCGTGCTTAGTGCGGAAGGAACAGAGTCTGATCGCATCAGCGGCAGCTTCTTTCCCACTTTGGTGAACAGCGacgctcagagtcctaaccagttACTACACCAATTCTGTTTTGATTTCAAATAtgtttaattctattttatttctaataattttctgtATCCTTAATATATTACCACGTGACAttccttatatttaaataaaatttaattctaaaatagCAAAAGACTTCCACAAGCTTAATTCTGAGACTAATGTAattattagattattttttacttctttagaaaagttttatttaCTGTGCCATTGAGCCTATGCCCTTTAATTACCTCTTACCTATATTGAGTCCATTTAATTAGGACATCAGTATTCTTTTGCGGTTTAaagatttcactttttaattagGATATATTTATGAAAACATGCCCGTTTGTATATAAGAATGCCAAGAAAACAATTCTAGCTCTCAGTAGACCTTTGAAAAAAGGCCTACTGAATTATGCAAATTGCATTAGCTGTCATATGCAGAAGAAAtaaagggactttttttttttttttgctttttgttactTGTGAGGTCTTCAAGAAAGTTTCAAGATTTTCACACTAAGAACATGGCAACTACACTATATCAGACGGAGAGTTTGAGTCGGATTAACtatgcattatttatattttcctattaccatgtCTAAATTGGAGTTAGGTGTTTTACAGTTACAGACACCTGGGGAAAATCAGTAGAGTGACTATGGCAGAAAGGGCTTTAGTTCATCACCCTTACAGAAAAACAAGTCCAGATACTTATCATTGAGCAGGCAGTGAGTGGCCTCTCTATGTTAAGACAGATATTTAATGTTATCACCTTTATATGgtagcagaaaaagaaatgcctcatgactaaaaaaaaaaaagtggacattTCAGAGAGTCCATTGAGAGAAGCAATTTTTACTTAATGACACCTttataggaaaataaagaaaataaagatgttttacatCTATAcctagaaaattcaaaaaataaagttttaaggaAGCAATGTGAGAATAGGTTGCAAAATTTTTCTCAATGTACAATTTTTCACAAGAGCAATTTGTTATTGTGCCTGAGAGAGAAAGATTTCTCCCATTTATTAAACACACTCTTAATAGCAGACACTGCATACCTCAAACTTTTCACAACCTTTTAAAATAGATCTGGGATCCCAAGACACTTAGCTTGTAAAGATACGAAGAGTGCTGGTGTTCATGTCAGTCCTACCCATGCTCTGCTGTTGACAGGCCATGACATTGAGtaaaattcttcctttctttggttCCCAGTTTCCCAAACTAGTGAGATGGGGAGctctctttactctttttttttttttttttttttttttgcggtacgcgggcctctcactgctgcagcctctcccattgtggagcacaggctccggacgtgcaggctcagctgccatggctcacgggcccagccgctccgccgcatgtgggatcctcccggaccaggggcacgaacccgcgtcccctgcattggcaggcggactctcaagcactgcgccaccagggaagccctctctttacTCTTAAGTACTATAATTCTAAGAGGAAGTGCaactaaaattaataaaactaatatAAAGACCCTGAAGGAAAAAGGAATAGCTTAAGGTCTCAACAGTAATAAACTTTCAGAGGGAAGGAATGTaaagatgaggaagaaaaagaagtattttatGAAGTAAAAGCTTGTaactatgttaaataaatcaTACCTGTCAGATAGAAAACCTATGTCAAAGATTTGTTTAAATATGATTATGATATGTAAGGCAGAAAACCACCCAAATTCTAgccacaaaacaataaaatatgaattGAAGACTTCTACTCCGGTTAGGTGATTTGTTAATAAACATTGAAACCGCAAGGTAAAAAAGTGAATTAAATTAGAGCTCACCTTTAAAATAGTACCTGAGGCAAATGGGACCCCAGCATCTCCGTGATTACTACTTGGCACCCAAGAGGCATCTTCGCAGAGGAGATCCTGAGGGGGAGCCATTTCTGGGGTGACGCTGAGAAAATTAAATTCTGCCTTAGCTGATTGTGAGGCAACACACAGATTGTAGGAATAGGGCAATGTTCCCTCACTGTAGTTGGGGGGAACCACGGGTCCAGACTTGACACAGACACCAGGCTGAAAGCAGCCCCAGGCAGCGGGGCTGGAGGAGTGTCGAAGGTGTAGGGCGACCGCCAGAATCACTGCCAGGAGGAAGAGCACCGAGATCAAGGCCAAGGCCACCACCAAGTAAAACTGCAGCTCAGCTTGGGGGTCAGTGGGCTCAGAGTGGTCACTGAGGTCCGGCAGCGCCTCTTGCAGGCTGTCCGCGAAAACCAGGAGCAGCGTGGCGGTGGCCGAGAGGGGCGGCTGTCCCCCATCGCGCACAGCAACCAGCAGGCGCTGGCGGGCCGCGTCCCTGTCGCCCAGGGCCCGCGCCGTGCGCACCTCGCCCGTGCGCAGCCCCACGCTGAAAAGTCCGGGCTCGCTGGCCTGCAGCACGTGGTAGGACAGCCAGGCGTTGTGTCCAGAGTCGGCGTCCACCGCCACCACCTTGGTGACCAGGTAGCCGGGCTGCGCGGCGCGCGGCACCGTGTCGAAGAGCGCCGAGCCGTCGGGCCCCAGCGCCGGGTACAGCACCCTGGGCGCGTTGTCGTTGCGGTCGCCCACCAGCACGCGCAGGCTCACGTTGGTGCTGAGCGCGGGCGAGCCGTGGTCGCGGGCCTGCAGCGTCAGCTCGAAGGCGCGCAGCTGCTCGTGGTCGAAGGCGCGCTGCGCGAAAACCACGCCGCTCTGTGCGCTCACGGACACGTAGGACGACAGCGCGCGCGGCTCCAGGTCGCTGGCCACGATGGAGTAGGAGACGTGGCCGTTGGGCCCCAAGTCTGGATCTGAAGCGCTAACTTGGGCGATGGAGGCTCCAGGCGGGTTGTTTTCTGCCACGTGGACCACGTAGGAGGCCTGGTGGAAAACTGGAGCGTTGTCGTTGACATCTGCGAGGCGCAGAGTGATGCTTATACTAGAGGAGAGGGGCTGCTTGCCTCTGTCGGTGGCCATTATAGTGACGTTGTATTCTGGGATCTCCTCCCGGTCCAGGGTCCTGTCTGTCACTAGCTTGTAATAGTTCTTCGAGTAAGATTTCAATATAAACTCGGTCTTTCCCAAGATTTGGCAGTaaacttctccattttctccaGAGTCTCTATCTCTTGTTTTTATCAAGGCGATCACTGTTCCTGGTGGTGAATCCTCTGGTAGGGGAGTAAATATTGAAGTCACAATCACTTCTGGTGCACAATCATTCTCATCGAGAATTTCGACTTGGACACTGCAATGGGCTGCTAGATCTCCAGGATCTTTCGCTTCTATAGTGAGAGTGTAACTACTAGCgatttcaaaatcaaaatcatCCTTTGTCGTGATTTCTCCTGTTCTTCTGTCTAAGTTAAAAAATCGTTCCACTTGTTCATCCACATTATGAAAGGAGTAGATGATCTCTGCGTTGACGCCCTCGTCCTGGTCGGTGGCTGTCAGTTGAAGCACTAAGAAGCCAGGGGGCACACCCTCTTGCAGGCTGACCCTGTACACGTCCTGGCTGAATACTGGGGGATTATCGTTGGCATCTGTGACTTGGATTTGGATCTGGGTGGTGCCACTTTGGGGTGGGTCCCCACCGTCTACAGCTGTCAGGACCAGATGATGAAAATTCTGCTCTTCTCTGTCCAGAGAATGTTTCAGAATCAACTCAGGATATTTACGTCCATCTGGAGTCTGTTTCTCTGTGAGATCAAAGTGCTCATTTTCATTAAGGTTGTATCTTTGCAGTGAATTAGGACCAGCATCCAAATCCAGCGCCGGGTCTAGTGGAAATGTTTTACCTGGCTTAGTGGATTCTACAATTTTTAAGTCAATCTTACTCTGTTTGAATAGCGGAGTGTTGTCATTTATATCCTGTACTATTACTGATACATGGAAAATATTTAGTGGGTTTTCAGCGACAGTATCGAAATCCAGAATGCACAGAGGCTTCTTCCCACAAATCTGCTCTCGGTCTATTCTATCACTCACAAGTAAGTCCCCGCTCTCAGggtttacaataaaatattcCTTCTCCGCGGTAACCCGCAACTTCCGGGCCGGCAAGTCCCGGACACTGAGCCCCAGATCCTTGGCGAGGTTTCCTACCACCGAGTTCTTGGCCAACTCCTCGGGAATGGAGTAGCGAATTTGGTCTGGGAGAGCCCCGCGGAACAAAGACAGCAGGAAGGGCAACAGTACCTGCCGCCACCGCGCTCGGCCGCTCCTCTCTGCGCTCGGCCTCATCCTGTCTCCCTCCACTGCTGCTCCGCTCCTTGGTCGGGAGGAGGAATAAGCAAAATCCGGGATAGGGTCACTTTTCCTGCTTTCGTTTCCACTATCCAAACCTGTACTGGCCTCCCTTGTGTGGTTTGTTTGACCAGGAAGTTACCCTTTCAGAGGTTCCCAAATGCG
This window harbors:
- the LOC105748547 gene encoding protocadherin gamma-A5 isoform X20, translating into MADPLRGWGCRELFLLSMLLGTLWGAGAGQIRYSVPEELDKGSFVGNIAKDLGLEPRELAERGVRIISRGRTQLFALNPRSGSLVTAGRIDREELCAQSALCLLSFNILVESKMKMYGVEVEIIDINDNFPRFRDEEVKVKVNENAAVGTRLVLPFARDADVGVNSLQSYQLSSNMHFSLAAKSDTDGQKYPELVLEQPLDREKVAVHDLLLTALDGGDPVHSGTTYIRVMVLDANDNAPLFTQSEYRVSVPENIALGTRLLTLTATDPDEGINGKLTYSFRNEEDKISETFQLDSNLGEISTLQSLDYEESRFYHMEVVAQDGGALLASAKVLITVQDVNDNVPEVILTSLASSISEDCLPGTIIALFSVHDGDSGENGEISCSIPRNLPFKLEKSVDNYYHLLTTGALDREEISDYNITVTVTDCGNPPLSTENHISLKVTDINDNPPVFPHTLYYTYIPENNPRGISIFSVNAHDPDSGNNAQVTYSLAENKFQGTPLSSCVSINSDTGILYALCSFDYEQVRELQLWVTASDSGDPPLSSNVSLSLFILDQNDNTPEILYPALPTDGSTGVELAPRSAEPGYLVTKVVAVDRDSGQNAWLSYRLLKASDPGLFALGLHTGELRTARALLDRDALKQSLVVAVQDHGQPPLSATVTLTVAVADSIPDVLADLGNLKPSADPEDSSLTLYLVVAVAAVSCVFLAFVIALLALRLRRWHRSRVLQASVSGLAGAPASHFVGVDGVRAFLQTYSHEAWLTADSRGSHVIFPQPNYADTLISQESCEKSEPLLISEKINAKETELGVVQQAPPNTDWRFSQAQRPGTSGSQNGDETGTWPNNQFDTEMLQAMILASASEAADGSSTLGGSAGTMGLSARYGPQFTLQHVPDYRQNVYIPGSNATLTNAAGKRDGKAPAGGNGNKKKSGKKEKK
- the LOC105748547 gene encoding protocadherin gamma-A5 isoform X6; the encoded protein is MADPLRGWGCRELFLLSMLLGTLWGAGAGQIRYSVPEELDKGSFVGNIAKDLGLEPRELAERGVRIISRGRTQLFALNPRSGSLVTAGRIDREELCAQSALCLLSFNILVESKMKMYGVEVEIIDINDNFPRFRDEEVKVKVNENAAVGTRLVLPFARDADVGVNSLQSYQLSSNMHFSLAAKSDTDGQKYPELVLEQPLDREKVAVHDLLLTALDGGDPVHSGTTYIRVMVLDANDNAPLFTQSEYRVSVPENIALGTRLLTLTATDPDEGINGKLTYSFRNEEDKISETFQLDSNLGEISTLQSLDYEESRFYHMEVVAQDGGALLASAKVLITVQDVNDNVPEVILTSLASSISEDCLPGTIIALFSVHDGDSGENGEISCSIPRNLPFKLEKSVDNYYHLLTTGALDREEISDYNITVTVTDCGNPPLSTENHISLKVTDINDNPPVFPHTLYYTYIPENNPRGISIFSVNAHDPDSGNNAQVTYSLAENKFQGTPLSSCVSINSDTGILYALCSFDYEQVRELQLWVTASDSGDPPLSSNVSLSLFILDQNDNTPEILYPALPTDGSTGVELAPRSAEPGYLVTKVVAVDRDSGQNAWLSYRLLKASEPGLFAVGLHTGEVRTARALLDRDALKQSLVVAVQDHGQPPLSATVTLTVAVAESIPDVLADLGSPESSASPDDSGLTLYLVVAVAAVSCVFLAFVIVLLALRLRRWHTSRLLKASGGGLAGVPASQFVGVDGVRAFLQAYSHEAWLTADSRGSHVIFPQPNYADTLLSQESCEKSEPLLIAEDSATGLGKCEPTSNQQAPPNTDWRFSQAQRPGTSGSQNGDETGTWPNNQFDTEMLQAMILASASEAADGSSTLGGSAGTMGLSARYGPQFTLQHVPDYRQNVYIPGSNATLTNAAGKRDGKAPAGGNGNKKKSGKKEKK